One part of the Nocardioides zeae genome encodes these proteins:
- a CDS encoding NUDIX hydrolase family protein, with product MTLFGAHEPEREPTPEVFGVDAQASPGWLSQEGLAETRGRVPILYVEAVPVRVDHLGQVEKVGLLLRGSMDGRMSRSFVSGRVLLGETVRRALLRNLEKDLGPAAFPRIPASPVPFTVAEYLPLPGVTALHDPRQHAVSLVYVVSVTGDCQPRQDALELTWLTPAEALAPEVLADMEGGRGVLLTQALAHLNALG from the coding sequence ATGACCCTCTTCGGTGCCCACGAACCCGAGCGAGAGCCCACCCCCGAGGTCTTCGGTGTCGATGCCCAGGCATCGCCCGGCTGGCTGTCGCAGGAGGGGCTCGCGGAGACCCGTGGACGCGTGCCGATCCTCTACGTCGAGGCCGTCCCCGTGCGGGTCGACCACCTCGGCCAGGTGGAGAAGGTCGGGCTGCTGCTGCGGGGCTCGATGGACGGCCGCATGTCGCGCAGCTTCGTCTCCGGGCGCGTGCTGCTCGGCGAGACGGTGCGCCGCGCGCTGCTGCGCAACCTGGAGAAGGACCTCGGTCCCGCGGCGTTCCCGCGCATCCCCGCGAGCCCGGTGCCGTTCACCGTGGCGGAGTACCTCCCGCTCCCCGGCGTCACCGCCCTGCACGACCCGCGCCAGCACGCGGTGTCGCTGGTCTACGTCGTGTCGGTGACGGGCGACTGCCAGCCGCGCCAGGACGCGCTGGAGCTGACGTGGCTGACGCCCGCGGAGGCCCTGGCCCCCGAGGTGCTCGCCGACATGGAGGGCGGTCGCGGCGTGCTGCTCACGCAGGCGCTCGCCCACCTCAACGCGCTGGGCTGA
- the cimA gene encoding citramalate synthase — protein MSIAEQPLDLQGAFHVYDTTLRDGAQQEGLNLSVGDKLAIARLIDELGVGYVEGGWPGANPKDTEFFRRARTELDLKHARLAAFGSTRRAGVAAADDPLVAALRDSGAGTACLVAKSHDRHVELALRTTLAENLAMVRDTVAHLRGEGLEVFVDAEHFFDGYRRNRSYALDVLGAAFEAGAELVALCDTNGGMLPPWVGEIVADVVATTGGRVGIHAHNDTGCAVANSVAAVQAGATHVQGCINGYGERTGNADLVAVVAALELKLERPVLPPGALAEATRIAHAVAEVTNVPPASRQPYVGTSAFAHKAGLHASAIKVDPDLYQHMDPAGVGNDMRLLVSDMAGRASIELKGRELGYDLSVDSPEGKELVTRITERVKILESRGYTFEAADASFELMLVEEVSGRRPAYVDVESWRVITESRAGGEALSEATVKLHADGTRIVVTGEGNGPVNALDQALRTAMGQAYPEVGRFRLIDYKVRILDQGLGTDAITRVLIETSDGESSWVTVGVGANVVEASWGALLDGVTFGLHRGGVRPVG, from the coding sequence ATGAGCATCGCCGAGCAGCCCCTCGACCTCCAGGGCGCGTTCCACGTCTACGACACGACGCTGCGCGACGGTGCGCAGCAGGAGGGCCTCAACCTGTCCGTCGGGGACAAGCTCGCCATCGCGCGGCTGATCGACGAGCTGGGGGTCGGGTACGTCGAGGGCGGGTGGCCCGGCGCGAACCCGAAGGACACCGAGTTCTTCCGCCGCGCCCGCACCGAGCTCGACCTCAAGCACGCCCGGCTCGCGGCGTTCGGGTCGACGCGGCGCGCCGGCGTCGCCGCCGCGGACGACCCGCTGGTCGCCGCGCTGCGGGACTCGGGGGCGGGCACGGCCTGTCTCGTCGCCAAGTCCCACGACCGGCACGTCGAGCTGGCGCTGCGCACGACCCTCGCCGAGAACCTCGCCATGGTGCGCGACACCGTCGCCCACCTGCGCGGCGAGGGCCTCGAGGTCTTCGTCGACGCCGAGCACTTCTTCGACGGCTACCGCCGCAACCGCTCCTACGCCCTCGACGTGCTCGGGGCGGCGTTCGAGGCGGGCGCGGAGCTCGTGGCGCTCTGCGACACCAACGGCGGGATGCTGCCGCCGTGGGTGGGCGAGATCGTCGCGGACGTCGTCGCGACGACCGGGGGCCGGGTCGGCATCCACGCGCACAACGACACCGGTTGCGCGGTCGCGAACTCGGTGGCCGCGGTGCAGGCCGGCGCGACGCACGTGCAGGGCTGCATCAACGGGTACGGCGAGCGCACCGGCAACGCCGACCTCGTCGCCGTGGTCGCGGCCCTCGAGCTGAAGCTGGAGCGCCCGGTGCTGCCGCCGGGGGCGCTCGCCGAGGCCACCCGCATCGCCCACGCCGTCGCCGAGGTGACGAACGTGCCGCCCGCCTCCCGCCAGCCCTACGTCGGCACGTCGGCCTTCGCCCACAAGGCGGGGCTCCACGCCAGTGCCATCAAGGTCGACCCCGACCTCTACCAGCACATGGACCCCGCCGGCGTGGGCAACGACATGCGGCTCCTCGTGTCCGACATGGCCGGCCGCGCGTCGATCGAGCTCAAGGGGCGGGAGCTGGGCTACGACCTCTCGGTGGACAGCCCGGAGGGCAAGGAGCTGGTCACCCGCATCACCGAGCGCGTGAAGATCCTCGAGTCGCGCGGCTACACGTTCGAGGCCGCCGACGCCTCCTTCGAGCTCATGCTGGTGGAGGAGGTGAGCGGCCGGCGGCCGGCCTACGTCGACGTCGAGTCGTGGCGCGTCATCACGGAGAGCCGCGCCGGGGGAGAGGCCCTGTCGGAGGCGACGGTCAAGCTGCACGCCGACGGCACGCGCATCGTGGTGACCGGCGAGGGCAACGGCCCCGTCAACGCCCTCGACCAGGCGCTGCGCACCGCGATGGGCCAGGCCTACCCGGAGGTCGGCCGGTTCCGCCTCATCGACTACAAGGTCCGGATCCTCGACCAGGGGCTCGGCACCGATGCGATCACCCGCGTGCTCATCGAGACGAGCGACGGCGAGTCCTCGTGGGTCACGGTGGGCGTCGGCGCCAACGTCGTCGAGGCCTCCTGGGGAGCGCTGCTCGACGGCGTGACCTTCGGGCTCCACCGCGGGGGCGTGCGCCCGGTCGGCTGA
- a CDS encoding serine/threonine-protein kinase: protein MSTTAPEPQRPPAGLRVGEYRLLTRLGEGGMGVVHLAQKPGGPRVALKVLRPHVVGDDEARARLAREVNSLSRVRSRRVAEIMDADPWAEIPYVATRYVPGLSLHDHVQEEGAIDERDIVHVASELCAALDAVHRVGVLHRDVKPSNVLMEGRNPILIDFGLARVADDPRLTHTGWLLGTPGYLAPEILHGEDASPAADVHALASTIAFAALGRAPFGRGPAMAVMDRVRRGEHDLEGVPARLRGPLERALDPDPRRRPTLTELRAWIDPDSLDGATRARVALTGAAAGTGAGAGAGADETDLAAAGAATAVLPAIEDPPLEGGTRVMPPEREPYQQPPPPPSPPPSPPPRPVARPVAPPVQPPYPPPQQLPQQVPQRDPRAAYPPPWPAPAPRRGAGARFRSGVLVLLLGSCVTAAGMLAPWVTAGVVAVLVCVLRAASLGASTRRERRERRGRAHWSDGPLAVLGFPWFLLLSFLGSVALVLWGVLLALSAGLLALALGLTTTVCLALGAGVLAVALWTGPGSSRLRGPVHAVVDPVADPALLWLVFAALLAATAGGTALAADAQGVSWAPAQDAPATPPAPDALWDDVRDAVLFWR from the coding sequence GTGTCGACGACCGCTCCCGAGCCGCAGCGCCCGCCCGCCGGGCTGCGCGTGGGGGAGTACCGGCTGCTGACCCGCCTGGGCGAGGGCGGCATGGGCGTCGTGCACCTGGCGCAGAAGCCCGGCGGTCCGCGGGTCGCGCTCAAGGTGCTGCGGCCGCACGTCGTGGGCGACGACGAGGCCCGCGCGCGGCTCGCGCGCGAGGTGAACTCGCTGAGCCGTGTGCGCAGCCGGCGCGTCGCCGAGATCATGGACGCCGACCCCTGGGCGGAGATCCCCTACGTCGCGACCCGCTACGTGCCCGGCCTCAGCCTCCACGACCACGTGCAGGAGGAGGGGGCGATCGACGAGCGCGACATCGTGCACGTCGCCTCCGAGCTCTGCGCCGCCCTCGACGCGGTGCACCGGGTCGGCGTGCTGCACCGCGACGTGAAGCCGTCGAACGTGCTCATGGAGGGCCGCAACCCGATCCTCATCGACTTCGGGCTCGCCCGGGTCGCCGACGACCCGCGCCTGACCCACACGGGCTGGCTGCTCGGCACGCCCGGCTACCTCGCGCCCGAGATCCTCCACGGCGAGGACGCATCGCCGGCCGCCGACGTGCACGCGCTCGCCTCGACCATCGCGTTCGCCGCGCTCGGGCGCGCCCCGTTCGGCCGCGGTCCGGCGATGGCGGTCATGGACCGGGTACGCCGCGGGGAGCACGACCTCGAGGGCGTGCCGGCCCGGCTGCGCGGGCCCCTCGAGCGTGCCCTCGACCCCGACCCCCGTCGCCGCCCGACCCTCACCGAGCTCCGCGCCTGGATCGACCCCGACAGCCTGGACGGCGCGACCCGGGCCCGCGTGGCCCTGACGGGGGCTGCGGCGGGGACGGGAGCGGGGGCCGGAGCGGGGGCCGACGAGACGGACCTGGCCGCCGCCGGTGCCGCCACCGCCGTGCTCCCGGCCATCGAGGACCCGCCGCTCGAGGGCGGCACGCGGGTCATGCCGCCGGAGCGCGAGCCCTACCAGCAGCCGCCCCCGCCGCCGTCCCCGCCGCCGTCCCCGCCGCCGCGGCCGGTCGCGCGGCCGGTGGCGCCTCCGGTGCAGCCGCCTTACCCCCCGCCGCAGCAGCTCCCGCAGCAGGTCCCGCAGCGGGACCCGCGTGCGGCGTACCCGCCGCCCTGGCCGGCACCGGCGCCCCGGCGGGGCGCGGGCGCCCGGTTCCGCTCGGGCGTGCTGGTGCTGCTCCTCGGGTCGTGCGTGACGGCGGCCGGCATGCTCGCGCCGTGGGTGACCGCGGGCGTCGTGGCGGTCCTCGTCTGCGTGCTCCGCGCCGCGTCGCTGGGCGCCAGCACGCGGCGCGAGCGGCGGGAGCGACGGGGGCGTGCGCACTGGAGCGACGGCCCGCTGGCGGTGCTCGGGTTCCCGTGGTTCCTCCTGCTCTCGTTCCTCGGCTCGGTCGCCCTCGTGCTCTGGGGCGTGCTGCTCGCGCTGAGCGCCGGGCTCCTGGCCCTCGCGCTGGGCCTCACGACGACGGTCTGCCTGGCCCTCGGTGCCGGTGTCCTCGCCGTCGCGCTGTGGACCGGGCCGGGCAGCTCCCGGCTGCGGGGCCCCGTGCACGCCGTCGTCGACCCGGTCGCCGACCCCGCGCTGCTGTGGCTCGTGTTCGCCGCGCTCCTGGCCGCGACGGCCGGCGGCACGGCGCTCGCCGCCGACGCGCAGGGCGTCTCGTGGGCCCCGGCCCAGGACGCGCCCGCGACGCCGCCGGCGCCGGACGCGCTCTGGGACGACGTGCGCGACGCCGTGCTCTTCTGGCGCTGA
- a CDS encoding MmcQ/YjbR family DNA-binding protein, with protein MTPHPIMFDDADPWLGRLRAVALAYPRAEEVVSHGRPTFRVGKIFCLFGSEEKLADGSRRPHPAAAVVKAEPSELAALDEDGRFFLPRYWASSGWRGIDLDTGLVDLDEVAELVDASYRLVAPKRALAELDARA; from the coding sequence GTGACGCCCCACCCGATCATGTTCGACGACGCCGACCCGTGGCTCGGACGGCTGCGCGCGGTGGCGCTGGCCTACCCGCGGGCCGAGGAGGTCGTCTCCCACGGCCGCCCGACCTTCCGGGTCGGCAAGATCTTCTGCCTCTTCGGCAGCGAGGAGAAGCTCGCCGACGGGTCGCGCCGCCCGCACCCGGCGGCCGCGGTGGTCAAGGCCGAGCCGTCCGAGCTCGCCGCCCTCGACGAGGACGGGCGGTTCTTCCTCCCGCGCTACTGGGCCTCCTCCGGCTGGCGGGGGATCGACCTCGACACCGGCCTGGTCGACCTCGACGAGGTCGCCGAGCTGGTGGACGCGTCGTACCGGCTCGTCGCCCCGAAGCGCGCGCTCGCCGAGCTGGACGCGCGCGCCTGA